One Hevea brasiliensis isolate MT/VB/25A 57/8 chromosome 5, ASM3005281v1, whole genome shotgun sequence genomic region harbors:
- the LOC110669637 gene encoding uncharacterized protein LOC110669637, translating to MVTPSNLKTLHPQVFSAKSPSSTLSSMKIKTLIHTLIISHVSRIVRALSKSKTMLVQILKKSQPMNLICATKETKRKHRQRKVFFGSFRLHYNWCSSHVLPVQEPVVPEEFSSASNLYYDSTWNSLITTSNQENPESQLSRYLHWLEDQKVQDKSSNGDPEGDVNEIDRLADMFIASCHEKFMLEKQESYRRFQEMMTRSM from the coding sequence ATGGTCACCCCATCCAACCTCAAAACCCTGCACCCTCAAGTTTTCTCTGCAAAGTCACCATCTTCTACCTTAAGCTCCatgaagatcaaaacccttatccACACTCTCATTATCTCACACGTGTCCCGGATTGTTCGAGCTCTGTCCAAATCAAAAACAATGCTCGTTCAGATTCTCAAAAAAAGCCAGCCTATGAACCTCATTTGCGCTACAAAGGAAACCAAAAGGAAGCACAGGCAAAGGAAGGTATTTTTTGGTTCCTTTAGGTTGCACTATAACTGGTGCTCTTCCCATGTTCTGCCAGTGCAAGAACCAGTAGTTCCTGAGGAGTTTTCTTCTGCATCTAATCTGTACTATGATTCAACGTGGAATTCTTTAATTACAACAAGTAATCAGGAAAATCCGGAGTCTCAGCTTTCAAGGTACCTTCATTGGCTGGAAGATcaaaaggttcaagacaagtccAGTAATGGAGATCCAGAGGGAGATGTGAACGAGATTGATCGGCTAGCAGACATGTTCATTGCAAGCTGCCATGAAAAGTTCATGCTGGAGAAGCAAGAGTCCTATAGGAGATTCCAGGAGATGATGACTAGAAGCATGTGA
- the LOC110669557 gene encoding uncharacterized protein LOC110669557, translating into MDVELDQKQEALRLKAIAETKYTSDNIKSALKHAKKAHCLCPNLDGLSSILTALKILRVVSKTHSDITDWYKILQVEPFSHINAIKKQYKKLALILHPDKNPYIGCEEAFKLVGEGFRVLSDKIRRKEYDMRLRIKLQEERVNDNTVVETFWTACSRCRLLHQFERRYLGHNLVCPSCKKSFEAVEVEEEDKEGNGIGAGVRVRSERLRRKVVVAEVFRDLGSKQKMGNVDSRVKSRGGGRIDELRSAGNIGIGDKVGTMGLRSKAGVGQVEGQTGRSANLKVNERGSGEWSGGRLRTVGLRRKMSTVDEVLERSKPKRVKVGADMMTLAEMQLEAKQKAFKEKAKLKEREKQKDAVKKRSQKEKEKLELLKKLGDIKIKKSGASKKSGEMDLEGGMLDESKDLGIKRRAASRKSVNLEIERHRGLRSGDLEIMAVEDSDFYDFDRDRVERSFKKGQVWAIYDDDRMPRHYGLIDEVVSVNPFEVELSWLELQYYGDERLICWEKMGFHVSCGRFKVSRKTTINSLNIFSHIVDCERAAREVYRIYPKKGSVWALYNEVDLCMEERNPCARDKQCYEMVVFLTTYSEMHGLSMAYLEKVDGFNTVFKRREVGCHAIRWLEKDDVRLLSHQVPARKLSGDEVPALLKDCWELDPALLP; encoded by the coding sequence ATGGACGTGGAACTGGACCAAAAGCAAGAAGCCCTCCGTCTCAAAGCCATAGCAGAAACGAAGTACACCAGCGACAACATCAAATCAGCTCTCAAACACGCCAAGAAAGCTCATTGTCTTTGTCCAAACCTGGATGGTCTGTCATCAATTCTTACAGCCTTAAAGATCCTCCGGGTGGTCTCCAAGACCCACTCTGATATCACTGACTGGTACAAGATTCTCCAGGTAGAGCCCTTTTCTCACATAAACGCAATTAAAAAGCAATACAAGAAGTTGGCTTTAATCTTGCACCCTGATAAAAATCCATATATAGGATGTGAAGAGGCATTTAAGCTTGTGGGTGAAGGGTTTAGGGTTTTGTCTGACAAGATTAGGAGGAAAGAATATGATATGAGGTTGAGAATTAAGCTTCAGGAGGAGAGGGTTAATGACAACACTGTGGTGGAGACATTTTGGACTGCGTGTTCTAGGTGTAGGCTTTTGCATCAGTTTGAGAGAAGGTATTTGGGGCACAATTTGGTGTGTCCTAgttgtaagaaaagttttgaggcTGTGGAGGTGGAAGAAGAGGATAAGGAGGGCAATGGGATTGGGGCTGGCGTTAGAGTTAGGAGTGAGAGATTGAGGAGAAAAGTGGTGGTTGCTGAAGTATTCAGGGACTTGGGTTCGAAGCAAAAAATGGGTAACGTTGATTCCAGGGTAAAATCAAGAGGTGGTGGAAGGATTGATGAGTTGAGGTCAGCAGGAAATATTGGGATCGGTGACAAGGTGGGTACTATGGGTTTGAGGAGTAAAGCAGGTGTTGGTCAAGTGGAGGGTCAGACAGGGAGGAGCGCTAACTTGAAGGTGAATGAGCGTGGTTCTGGGGAATGGAGTGGTGGGAGATTGAGGACTGTAGGTTTGAGGAGGAAAATGAGTACTGTTGATGAAGTCTTGGAGAGATCAAAGCCAAAGAGAGTGAAAGTTGGAGCGGATATGATGACACTAGCAGAGATGCAGTTAGAAGCAAAGCAGAAAGCTTTTAAAGAGAAGGCAAAATTGAAGGAGAGGGAAAAGCAGAAGGATGCAGTAAAGAAGAGAAGTCAAAAAGAGAAGGAAAAACTTGAGCTCTTGAAGAAGCTTGGAGATATAAAGATTAAGAAAAGTGGAGCTTCAAAGAAGAGTGGGGAGATGGATCTTGAAGGAGGCATGTTGGATGAGAGTAAGGATTTGGGAATTAAGAGGCGTGCTGCATCAAGGAAGAGTGTAAATTTGGAAATTGAGCGCCATAGGGGTTTGAGAAGTGGAGATTTGGAGATAATGGCAGTGGAGGATTCTGATTTCTATGACTTTGACAGAGATAGAGTGGAGAGGAGTTTTAAGAAAGGGCAAGTGTGGGCTATATATGATGATGACAGAATGCCAAGGCACTATGGCTTGATTGATGAAGTTGTTTCTGTGAAtccttttgaggtggagttaagTTGGTTGGAACTTCAGTATTATGGGGATGAAAGATTGATTTGTTGGGAGAAAATGGGATTTCATGTATCTTGTGGGAGATTTAAAGTTTCTAGGAAGACAACCATCAACTCCCTGAATATCTTTTCACACATTGTTGATTGTGAAAGGGCAGCTAGAGAAGTTTATAGGATTTATCCAAAAAAGGGTTCAGTATGGGCACTTTATAATGAAGTTGATTTGTGCATGGAAGAAAGAAATCCATGTGCTAGAGATAAGCAATGTTATGAAATGGTTGTGTTTTTAACCACTTACAGTGAGATGCATGGATTGAGCATGGCATACCTTGAGAAAGTTGACGGATTCAATACTGTATTTAAGAGACGGGAAGTTGGATGTCATGCTATTAGATGGCTTGAAAAAGATGATGTTCGGCTGCTTTCACATCAGGTTCCTGCAAGGAAGCTTTCTGGAGATGAGGTCCCTGCTCTTTTGAAAGACTGTTGGGAACTTGATCCTGCTTTGCTTCCTTAA